GTGGGTTCTGCACGCCGGGTTTTGTGATGTCGCTGGCGGGCTTTTGCTTGAGTGAGAAAGAAGCTACGTGCCAGAACGCCATTGCGGCCGTAGATGGTAACATCTGCCGTTGCACCGGCTATAAGTCGATTGAACGCGCAGCGGCACGAGTGGCGCACTTGCTGGAAGAACGTAACGGCGAGGAGCCCACAACGTTCGTGGCGCAACAGCAGATTCTGCCCGAATATTTCGCAGGTATTAAACCTAGGTTGCAGGCTCTAACCCTAGAAGCTAGGTCGAATGGCCACACGCCCGACAGTGCTCCACAGTTTGTGGGTGGCGGCACCGACCTCTACGTGCAGAAGCACGAAACCATGCGAGAGCTGGCTGCACAATTCCTCTTCGACCATCCTAGCTTGCAAGGGGTTGTGCGAGAGGAGAACCATTGCGTCATTGGTGGCGCGGCGACTGTGACGGACCTAGCTGAATCGGCGGTACTGCGCGAGTATTTCCCTGAGTTCCGTGGTTTTCTGCATTTGGTATCGTCTACACCAATTCGGAATATGGCGACAGTAGCGGGCAATTTCGTCAATGCCTCGCCCATCGGCGACCTGACAATTATGTTCTTGGCTTTAAACGCACAACTTGTGCTCAGTGACGGCAGCGTAACGCGTGAGGTTCCGCTACGAGCGTTTTACCAGGGGTATAAGCAGCTAGCCAAGACTCCGCAGGAGAACATTACGGCTATTCGGTTTGAGCTGCCGGATGCACACACGAAGTTCAACTTTGAGAAAGTCAGCAAGCGCACGCACTTGGATATTGCCAGTGTCAACTCTGCTTGCCAACTGACTGTTGCGGATGGCTTCATTACGGCCGCTAGCCTCTCGGCCGGCGGTGTGGGCCCGACACCTAGGCTACTGGCTAAAGCCTCGGCTTTTCTAGTCGGCAAGGAAGTATCGGAAGAGCTGATTCAGGAAGCTACGGAGCTAGCCCAAACGGAGATTTCGCCTATCAGCGACGCACGTGGCACCGAGACGTACAAGCGGCTTTTACTTAGCCAGTTGATAAAGGCGCATTTTCTGGCGTTGTTTCCGCAGCTCAGCGCGGCAGAGCTGCTTCGTTAAGGACAGGTAGAGACACATCCTTGTGTCTCGCCGTTGAATCGAAGATCAGCGTAGCTAACGACAAGCCTAGAACGATCTGCGGTACAAACAACATCAGCAACGATTGAGACACATAGATAGGTGTCTCTACACCTTCGACTTCGAGCACTACGATGAAGAATATAGATTCCAGCAACCATGTCAAGGGCCAATCGCTCTACTTGGATGATATTCCGTTAGTCGCCGGAACGCTGTTTGGTGCGGCGTTCATTTCGCCCATCGCCCACGGGCACATCGAGCAGTTGCACTTAAGTGAGGCCATGCAGCAGCCAGGTGTAGTGCGCATCTTCACCCACCACGATATCACCGGCGAAAACCAGATTGGCGGCATCATTCCCGACGAGCCACTGCTAGCCGACCACGAGGTAGACTTTTGCGGAATGCCGATTGCCTTTGTGGTTGCCACGTCGGATCATGCTGCTCGGGCTGCCGTGCGCAAGATTAAAGTTGATATCACGCCGCTACCGGTCATCACCGACCCGCGGGTGGCGCACGCTCAAGGCGAGCTGATTGTGCCACCGCGCACCTTCAAGCTAGGTGCCTCCGAGCTAGCCTGGGACGAGTGCGAGTACGTGGTAGAAGGCTCGGCGGATAGCAACGGACAGGAGCACCTGTACATTGAAACCCAGTGCGCCTACGCCATTCCGCAGGAGAATGGCGAGCTAAAGATCTATTCCTCAACGCAAAGCCCCACGGCAAGCCAGCGTATGGCGGCCCGCGTACTCGGCGTGCCGATGCACCAAGTGGAAGTCGATGTGATTCGGCTAGGTGGCGGATTCGGCGGCAAAGAAGATCAGGCCAATGCGTGGGTAGCGCTGTGCGCTTTGGCTGCGCACCATTTGCACAAGCCCGTGAAGTACGTGCTCGACCGGCTCGAAGACATGCAGATGACCGGCAAGCGCCACCCCTACTCTTCCGACTTCAAAATCGGGCTCGACAAGGACCTCAACATCCTCGCCTACGAAGTAGATTTCTACCAAAACGCTGGGGCTGCGGCCGACCTTTCGCCGGCCATTATGGAGCGTACGCTGTTCCACACTACCAGCACTTACTTTATTCCAAATGTGCGCGCTACGGCTTATAGCTGCCGCACGCACTTGCCGCCTAATACGGCTTTCCGGGGCTTTGGTGGACCACAGGCCAAGTTTGTGATGGAGTCAGCCATTGCGAAAGTGGCCGAAGAGCTAGGTATTGACGCGTGCGTTATTCAGAAGAAGAATCTGAACAAGACCGGCGACGAATTTCCGTTTGGGCAGAAGGCGGTGAGCGAGGCGCACGCGTGCTGGCACAAGGCCGAAAGCTTGTATGACGTGGAGAAGCTGCGCCAAGAAGTACAAAGCTTCAATGCTAGCAACACCTTGTTCAAGAAGGGCTTGTCTTTCATGCCGATCTGCTTTGGCATATCATTCACCAACACCTCCATGAACCAAGCTAGGGCCTTGGTGCACGTCTACTACGATGGCAGCGTGAAAGTGAGCACCGGAGCCGTGGAAATGGGCCAAGGCGTGAATACCAAGATGTTGCAGGTAGCAGCGCAGGTATTTTCGATCAACCCGGCGAAGGTGCGCATGCAAACCACTAGCACCAACCGTATTGCCAACACATCCCCTTCGGCCGCCAGTGCTACCGCCGACCTCAACGGCAAAGCTGTGCAGCTGGCCTGTGAAGCGATTGTGGAGCGTCTGAAGCGCGTAGCAGCCGAGGAGTTGCAAGCACCCGAAACCGCTATTGAGCTGAAGGACGAGCAAGTGCTGCTACACGGCGAGGAAACTGCCCTTGACTGGAAGAAGCTCGTTACAGCGGCTTTCCTGAAGCGAGTAAGCCTCTCCGAGCACGCGCACTACGCTACCCCGGAGGTGCATTTCGATAAGAAAACCGAGAAAGGCCACCCCTTTGCCTACCACGTTTACGGTACCGCTATCACCGTTGCAACCGTCGACTGCTTGCGCGGCACCTACACCGTGGATGCCGTAAAAGTGGTGCACGATTTCGGCCAAAGTATGAACCCCACCATCGACCGTGGCCAGATTGAAGGCGGGATTGTGCAAGGCATTGGCTGGATGACATTGGAAGAGTTGATCTATGACCAAACGGGTCGTCTGCGCTCGAATACGTTGTCGACGTACAAAATTCCGGATATCTACTCGGTGCCGAAGGAAATAGCCATCGACGCGCTGGATACGGATAAGGACAACCTAGCTATTATGCGCTCCAAGGCTGTGGGCGAGCCGCCGTTTATGTACGGTATCGGGACGTACTTTGCCCTGCGCAACGCCATCAAAGCCTTTAATCCTGCTTCTCCCCTCGCCTTCGATGCCCCGATGACGCCTGAAAAGGTGTTACTAGGCTTGTATCCGCCCGCGGCGGTGGGCGCTACCAACTTGCATGAAAAGAGCCTTAGCCACGTGGCAACTTCTTAGCGAAAGTCTGCGGCGCGGCGTACCGGCGATGTTGCTGTACGTGGTGCAAAGTACGGGCAGCAGTCCGGGCCGGCAGGGCTTCCTGATGGCGGTGAATGCGGCGGGCGAGATGCAAGGTTCCATCGGGGGCGGCATTATGGAGCACAAGTTTGTGCAGCTCGCCCGCGAGCGGCTTGCGCAACCTGCTACCCAACCTAGCTTGCACCAGCAGATTCACAACAAGACGGCTCCGAAAGACCAAAGCGGCATGATTTGCTCTGGTGAGCAAACCATTCTGCTTTACCCCGCGCGCTCGATTGATGCGGCTGCTATAGAGCAGATAAGCAACGCTTTAGAGCACGAGCAAGCGGGTGTGCTCACGTTGTCGTCGGCTGGGCTAGGTTTTAGTCAACGCCAAGACCTAGGGCAGAGCTACGTCTTTACGCAGGAGCCGGAGGAAGCTTGGCTTTACCAAGAAAAGCTAGGGCACAAAAACAGCTTGCACATTATTGGCGGCGGACACTGTGCCCTGGCTTTCGCTCGACTCATGCGTACGCTCGATTTCCATATTCAGCTTTACGAAGACCGGCCCGAGCTTAACACCTTCTTAGCCAACGACTCTGCCCACGGCAAAACCGTTGTGGGCAGCTACAGCGCCCTAGCTTCGCTGGTGCCGGAAGGCGAAAACCAGTACGTAGTCGTCATGACGTTTGGCTATCGTACGGACGATGTGGCGCTCCGGGCTTTGCTCAGCAAGAACCTGAAGTTTTTGGGCGTGCTCGGCAGTCAGAAGAAAATCGAGAAGATGCTAGGTGATTATCAGGCGGAGGGCATTCCGCCGGAGCAACTGGAGCGGCTGCATGCGCCCGTTGGTCTGCCCATCAAAAGCCAGACGCCTGAGGAAATAGCCATCAGCATCGCCGCTCAGCTTATTGCCGTGAAGAACGGCTTGTAGCGCGGACTTTGTAGCCCGCGCTTGCGGCTTGCCATCTGCCGACTCACCAGGCGCGGACTACAAAGTCCGCGCTACTGCTGCATCTATGCGGCGCAGGTGTTGTCTTTCTTGCCATTGATGCAACTCCTCCACTTCGCATGATTCGCAAATCTTTCCTGCTGTTCCTGTTTCCGGTGCTGGCGGCCTGCACCCGTCCAGCTACTTCACTCAACGATAGCACGGCCAGCGCCAAGTCTTACTACCCTGGGTCAGATGCTAGCTGGAAACACCAGTCGCCGAGCGTTGAAGGCTTCGACCCTGCCCGCTTAGCCGAAGCCGTGGCTTTCGCCAAAACGCAGGAGACCACCCAAATGACGCCCAACTTCTCTACCCAAGAGGAGATTTTCGGCAAGCTGCTCGGACCCATGCCTGCCAGCCACGCCGCTACAAACGGCTTGATTCTACGGCACGGTTACATTGTGGCAGAGTGGGGCGAAACCCAGCAGGCTGACCCGACCTACAGCGCAGCGAAGAGCTTTCTATCGACCATCCTAGGTATGACGATTGACCGTGGGATGATCAAGGACATTCACGAGCCGGTGGCCAACTACATCCACGACGGCGGCTACGACTCAGAGCAAAACCGCAAGGTCACGTGGGAATACCACGCTCGCCAAACCAGCGAATGGGAAGGCGAGTTGTGGGGCAAGAACGCCGACTTCATTGGTCACGAGGCCTTTGGCAAAGGCGAGCGGAAGCCCCGCGCCCTGCAAGCGCCCGGCACCTACTACGAGTACAACGACGTGCGTATCAACCGCCTAGCCTTGTCGCTGCTCCGGATCTGGCAACGCCCGTTACCCGACGTATTGAAAACCGAAATCATGGACCCGATTGGCGCATCCAACTCGTGGCGCTGGGTGCCTTACCCGAATGCCGTGGCGACTGTGAATGGCAAGCAAATGCCATCGGTGAGCGGCGGTACGCGTTGGGGCGGCGGCTTGTGGATCAACGCCCGCGACGAGGCTAGGTTTGGCTACTTGATGCTGCGACAAGGCCGCTGGGACAAGAAGCAAATTGTGTCCGCCGACTGGATTAAGCAAGCCACCACCCCTGGCACCGTCGGCCCCGACTATGGCTACTTGTGGTGGCTTAATACGACGCTAAAGCCCTGGCCCGATGCGCCGGCCAATAGCTTTGCCGCCCTAGGTGCCGGCTCAAACACTATTTGGGTTGACCCTACGCACGACATTGTTATCGTGTGGCGCTGGCACAACGGCAGCCCGAACGACTTGATTAAACGTGTCCTAGCAGCGCTAAAGTCCTAATTAAATTGTCATTCCGAGCAGCGCAAGGAATTTGGGTATGCCACCTAGCTTTTACTCAGATTACTCGCGCTGCTCGGAATGACAGTTCGCGCCTCTTACTCTCGCACGACTGTGCCCGTGATGTAGCCAAACGGCTCATCGGTAGCAATGAATACTTCGTTCTTATTCTCCATCCCAAACTGCTCCAAATTGAAGGGAATATGATGCTTGTTGGGCATGATGAGGCTGACCTCTTTCACCACCTCGTTATCTAGCAGGATCTGTTCGCCGATGGCGTACAAGGTTTGCTGCACCGAGAGACTTTTATGATGCGCGAAGGTGTGCAGCAGCGAGGTGCGAATTTTCTGGTAAGTGGCTTCAAAATCGAGGTCGGTGGTGGTGTACTCCCACATGGCCTCGCACTTGGTGGCTAGGATGCGGTCGGATGTTTCTTTCAGTACCGTATACTGGTCCTTGATGTAGTTCTCGAAGGCTGAATCAGTGGTTTTTAGGAGGAGCAAGTCTTGCAGGCCGGAAGAAACCTGCGCGCCAGCGGCCGTTTGGATTACCAGGGTGCGGC
This Hymenobacter sp. GOD-10R DNA region includes the following protein-coding sequences:
- a CDS encoding FAD binding domain-containing protein, which produces MLKFILNNQEVSTSLPTGTVLLDYIRYDQHLKGTKIGCREGDCGACTVLVGELTGEQLRYRSFTSCLTPLGNLQGKHVVTVEGINREGLNPIQQAMVDESATQCGFCTPGFVMSLAGFCLSEKEATCQNAIAAVDGNICRCTGYKSIERAAARVAHLLEERNGEEPTTFVAQQQILPEYFAGIKPRLQALTLEARSNGHTPDSAPQFVGGGTDLYVQKHETMRELAAQFLFDHPSLQGVVREENHCVIGGAATVTDLAESAVLREYFPEFRGFLHLVSSTPIRNMATVAGNFVNASPIGDLTIMFLALNAQLVLSDGSVTREVPLRAFYQGYKQLAKTPQENITAIRFELPDAHTKFNFEKVSKRTHLDIASVNSACQLTVADGFITAASLSAGGVGPTPRLLAKASAFLVGKEVSEELIQEATELAQTEISPISDARGTETYKRLLLSQLIKAHFLALFPQLSAAELLR
- a CDS encoding xanthine dehydrogenase molybdopterin binding subunit, with the protein product MKNIDSSNHVKGQSLYLDDIPLVAGTLFGAAFISPIAHGHIEQLHLSEAMQQPGVVRIFTHHDITGENQIGGIIPDEPLLADHEVDFCGMPIAFVVATSDHAARAAVRKIKVDITPLPVITDPRVAHAQGELIVPPRTFKLGASELAWDECEYVVEGSADSNGQEHLYIETQCAYAIPQENGELKIYSSTQSPTASQRMAARVLGVPMHQVEVDVIRLGGGFGGKEDQANAWVALCALAAHHLHKPVKYVLDRLEDMQMTGKRHPYSSDFKIGLDKDLNILAYEVDFYQNAGAAADLSPAIMERTLFHTTSTYFIPNVRATAYSCRTHLPPNTAFRGFGGPQAKFVMESAIAKVAEELGIDACVIQKKNLNKTGDEFPFGQKAVSEAHACWHKAESLYDVEKLRQEVQSFNASNTLFKKGLSFMPICFGISFTNTSMNQARALVHVYYDGSVKVSTGAVEMGQGVNTKMLQVAAQVFSINPAKVRMQTTSTNRIANTSPSAASATADLNGKAVQLACEAIVERLKRVAAEELQAPETAIELKDEQVLLHGEETALDWKKLVTAAFLKRVSLSEHAHYATPEVHFDKKTEKGHPFAYHVYGTAITVATVDCLRGTYTVDAVKVVHDFGQSMNPTIDRGQIEGGIVQGIGWMTLEELIYDQTGRLRSNTLSTYKIPDIYSVPKEIAIDALDTDKDNLAIMRSKAVGEPPFMYGIGTYFALRNAIKAFNPASPLAFDAPMTPEKVLLGLYPPAAVGATNLHEKSLSHVATS
- a CDS encoding XdhC family protein, whose amino-acid sequence is MKRALATWQLLSESLRRGVPAMLLYVVQSTGSSPGRQGFLMAVNAAGEMQGSIGGGIMEHKFVQLARERLAQPATQPSLHQQIHNKTAPKDQSGMICSGEQTILLYPARSIDAAAIEQISNALEHEQAGVLTLSSAGLGFSQRQDLGQSYVFTQEPEEAWLYQEKLGHKNSLHIIGGGHCALAFARLMRTLDFHIQLYEDRPELNTFLANDSAHGKTVVGSYSALASLVPEGENQYVVVMTFGYRTDDVALRALLSKNLKFLGVLGSQKKIEKMLGDYQAEGIPPEQLERLHAPVGLPIKSQTPEEIAISIAAQLIAVKNGL
- a CDS encoding serine hydrolase domain-containing protein, producing MIRKSFLLFLFPVLAACTRPATSLNDSTASAKSYYPGSDASWKHQSPSVEGFDPARLAEAVAFAKTQETTQMTPNFSTQEEIFGKLLGPMPASHAATNGLILRHGYIVAEWGETQQADPTYSAAKSFLSTILGMTIDRGMIKDIHEPVANYIHDGGYDSEQNRKVTWEYHARQTSEWEGELWGKNADFIGHEAFGKGERKPRALQAPGTYYEYNDVRINRLALSLLRIWQRPLPDVLKTEIMDPIGASNSWRWVPYPNAVATVNGKQMPSVSGGTRWGGGLWINARDEARFGYLMLRQGRWDKKQIVSADWIKQATTPGTVGPDYGYLWWLNTTLKPWPDAPANSFAALGAGSNTIWVDPTHDIVIVWRWHNGSPNDLIKRVLAALKS
- the pucL gene encoding factor-independent urate hydroxylase encodes the protein MNIKLGINAYGKNAVNLSKIIRHADHHEFRQVSVNVALEGDFDTAHTLGDNSKILPTDTQKNTVYALAKEHFTGTIEEFGLYLANHFITNNPQVSKARIEILEHAWQRMAFDGAAHTHSFTGGSAEKRRTLVIQTAAGAQVSSGLQDLLLLKTTDSAFENYIKDQYTVLKETSDRILATKCEAMWEYTTTDLDFEATYQKIRTSLLHTFAHHKSLSVQQTLYAIGEQILLDNEVVKEVSLIMPNKHHIPFNLEQFGMENKNEVFIATDEPFGYITGTVVRE